The Juglans regia cultivar Chandler chromosome 2, Walnut 2.0, whole genome shotgun sequence genome includes a window with the following:
- the LOC109016500 gene encoding two-pore potassium channel 1-like, with protein MASNGAQEPTLSGGLEDPATQKNETNALKRRIYGYFKGARVGDSVPPEENGTAPTPARFNFPSVKLHPSLKQVGMVVGIYLSVGSLIFYIFRHQFKGKSTNALIDCIYVSVSTMTTIGYGDLVPDSVITKLFASLLAVSGMGLAGIVLNITSEYLLDKQEKMLMKALHVHKKLGPEEMEKEFEAKRVKYSNFLMIGVVILVHVLVGITHLAAVEGFDFIDAFYWVFVTITTLGYEDESFKHTKGRFFAIVWVLTSTTSLAQMFLQVIEVKFEGRHKALVNLVLDQRRKHLDLEAADLNNEGVVNASEFVIHKLKEMGKISQEDIALVMKEFEDQREQSGSLSASNTKPSTEPSQTEKKY; from the exons ATGGCCTCAAATGGTGCCCAAGAGCCCACGCTGTCAGGAGGATTAGAAGATCCTGCAACCCAAAAGAATGAGACAAATGCTCTTAAGAGAAGAATATACGGCTATTTTAAAGGTGCTCGCGTTGGAGATTCTGTTCCTCCAGAGGAAAATGGCACTGCGCCAACTCCAGCTCGTTTTAACTTTCCTTCTGTGAAACTGCACCCGAGTCTAAAGCAAGTAGGAATGGTGGTTGGGATCTACTTAAGTGTGGGATCTTTAATCTTCTACATCTTCAGACACCAGTTCAAGGGGAAGTCAACAAATGCTCTTATTGACTGTATTTATGTTTCTGTCTCAACAATGACCACGATTGGATATGGAGACCTTGTGCCTGATAGTGTCATTACAAAACTATTTGCCAGTCTTCTTGCCGTCTCAGGAATGGGTCTTGCTGGAATAGTCCTGAACATTACATCAGAGTATTTGCTGGACAAGCAAGAGAAGATGCTAATGAAAGCCCTACATGTGCATAAAAAACTTGGTCCagaagaaatggaaaaagaGTTTGAGGCCAAAAGAGTGAAGTACAGTAACTTTCTAATGATCGGTGTCGTTATCTTGGTGCATGTTCTTGTCGGGATAACCCACCTAGCTGCTGTCGAGGGATTCGATTTCATTGATGCATTTTACTGGGTTTTTGTTACGATCACAACCCTGGGCTATGAAGATGAGAGCTTCAAACACACAAAAGGTCGCTTTTTTGCTATAGTTTGGGTATTGACAAGCACCACATCTTTGGCCCAGATGTTCCTCCAGGTCATTGAGGTCAAATTTGAAGGCAGGCACAAGGCATTGGTCAACTTGGTTCTTGACCAGAGGAGGAAACATCTAGATCTGGAGGCTGCAGATCTTAATAATGAAGGGGTGGTAAA TGCCAGTGAATTCGTCATACATAAGCTCAAAGAGATGGGGAAGATTAGCCAAGAAGATATTGCACTTGTAATGAAGGAGTTTGAG